The Rhodothermus marinus DSM 4252 DNA segment AGCGTGAAAAGCCGCAACACGATCCGGCTGTCGAGCAGCTTCAGCAGCACCAGCCCCAGCAACGTCCCGACCGTCATCAACCCCCAGAACGACGAAACCGCCCGTGCACCGACCGTCTGCGGATCGTAGCCGTGATAGCGCGCCAGAAACTCCGAAATCCAGTTGGCCACGCCCTGCTCCGAGCCCACGTAGGCGAAAATCCCCAGGAAAAACAGCCAGACGATCGGTTTCCGCAAAAGCTCCCGGTAGATCGCCAGCGTGCCGGCCTGTTCTTCGGCCGTGCGCTCCACGCGTGGCAGTCGCACCAGCGCCATCACACCCACCATCCCCAGCGAGACGACCGCAAAAAGCCAGTACAGCGAAATCCAGGGCAGCTCGGGCGGCACCAGCCGATCCAGCAGCGCCAGCCAGAACGCTTCGGGCGGCTCCGGACGGCTCAGGTTCAGCACCAGATACGAATAGACCAGCGGACTCAGAAACGAGGCCAGGCCGAAGCAGAGCTGGCCCAGCGTCGAGTTGAAGGCGAAGTGTTCCTCGCCCCCGGCCACGCGCAGCAGCGGGTTGATCGCCACCTGCAGAAAGGCCATGCCCGAGCCGATCAGAAACAGCGAACCGACGGCCACCAGATAGTTCGGAAACAGCGCCAGCAATTGTGCACCCAGGTAGGCCACGCCGAAAGCCCCCACCAGCACCGGCTTTTCGCCCACGCGCTCGATGAGAAACCCCGCCGGAATGGAAAACACGCCGTAGGCGATGAAAAACGCAAACGGCAACAGCGCCGCCAGCGTCAGGCTCAGCCCGAAGTCGTCGATGATTTCGGGGATAAGCGGCCCGATGATGTTCGTCAGAAACGAAATGACGAAAAACGTAAAGAGAATCAGGCCCACCAGGGCGTAGCTGCGCTGTCGCATCGCTCAGTGCACGTCGAAGGGTTCCGAGATGCCGTCGTGGTGGTTGTACTCCAGCTCCGAGGCCGCCTCTTCGTCGAGCAGCACGTGCGCGTAGCGGTGCAGTTGCGCGATCGTGGCCGGCACCATCGCCGAAATCGGCCCTTCGAGCATCGCCCGCACCGCGCGCGCTTTGGCCGCTCCACTGGCCAGCAGCAACAGCCGCCGCGC contains these protein-coding regions:
- a CDS encoding MFS transporter, with the protein product MRQRSYALVGLILFTFFVISFLTNIIGPLIPEIIDDFGLSLTLAALLPFAFFIAYGVFSIPAGFLIERVGEKPVLVGAFGVAYLGAQLLALFPNYLVAVGSLFLIGSGMAFLQVAINPLLRVAGGEEHFAFNSTLGQLCFGLASFLSPLVYSYLVLNLSRPEPPEAFWLALLDRLVPPELPWISLYWLFAVVSLGMVGVMALVRLPRVERTAEEQAGTLAIYRELLRKPIVWLFFLGIFAYVGSEQGVANWISEFLARYHGYDPQTVGARAVSSFWGLMTVGTLLGLVLLKLLDSRIVLRLFTLAALVCLTAALFGPGPVARWAFPLIGLFASVMWPVVFSLALNSVEAHHGAFSGILVTGIAGGAIVPLIIGTLGDLLGLRGGLCFLYLTFGYILSVSFWARPLITNKTIWQKDETIL